From the uncultured Methanomethylovorans sp. genome, the window GTCATTGCCTGTTACCACATCTTTTGCAGTTAATTTCACCAAACCGTCAAGTATCGTTTCATTTGGAATTACACTATTATTTAGAGCAAGTATAGCACTCCATGAACGTGAAGTGTTACTTTTAATGCTAAGCATTACATAATCATCAGGCAGGTCCACGGGTTTTGATGCTGAAAAATCCAGGGCTGTGATCGTATATCCATCTATTTCAGCCTGTTCACCCCAATAGATCGTAAATTCCGATGGGGTAAGCCATTCTGTATCATTTGCATCTGTGCTAGATGCAGTTACAGGATGCTGCTGCAGTACAAGATATATTATCAGTACTGCAGCAAATAATATCGATTTACGGTCCATGTATGTCTTAATCCCTTTTCACAAGCTTCATCACAGCTATAAGAGCAAGTACCAAGGACCATGCTTCAAAACCGGGCTGCTGTCCCACCTCTGTCTCACTTCCGGAACTTGCCGAAGCTGTCCCTGAACTGGCAGATCCCTTAGTGCCAGATTGAGATGTTTCCTGACTCTGTGAAGTCTTTAATTTGATCACCGGCACGTTTGAGGTCTTTTCACCTTTATAACCTTCCAGATCCGTAAATTTAGCAGATGTGGCTGGCAGTTTCATGTCAGCTTCATTTTCAAGTTTAAGTACATATGAATATTTTTGTGTGGACTTATCATTGACCACATCATCGAAAGTCATGACCCCGCTTACAAAACTGGTACCTTCTGGCACTGTTTCCGTTATTTTGACATTAGCATCTCTATTTCCTTCATTTTTCATAGAAACAGTCACAAGCACATTGTCGCCTGGATTGAAGGAGGAAACATTTACCTTTTTCTCAAGTACTATATACGGACCATTGATCTGAATAACAGGTGCATCTGATTCAAATGTATATTTTTTGCCATCTACTGTGAAGCTAGCAGTGGCCTTTGGCAACGTGAACTTTCCGGGTTTTATGGGCTTAAGCGCATATTCCAGAACAGTAACTGATTCCTGGGCATTGATGGATATTGTCTTTTCTGTCAGTACATTACCTTGAAGTTCCAGATCATCAGTCTGTGGATCATTTACAAGCACAGAATTAAGACCATATGCACCGGTATTTCTCAGAATAAGAGATATATACGCTGTGTCATCCATGTATATTTCTTTTTTATAGGTTTTTGTAAGCACAATCTCCGATTTTGGCTCAATGGTAATGGTCTTTGTACCATTGAATGTATGTTTTTCACTATTTATATCATAAGCAGTAGTCTGTGCGACAATTTTGAAGTCTTCTTCATCCCACAGCAGGGGTATTTCCAGACTAAAAGTAAGTGGTTTTCCGGATTCCCCTTTTTTAAGAGAAGATATTGTTTGGGTAAGTTTCCCGTCACCAAGTTCAAGGCCAGCTGTGTTTATACTTAACACTATGTTGCTGGCTTCTGCATCTCCTACATTCTTAATGGTTACATTCCCTTCAATGTAACGAGGAGTGGAAAGTCTGGTAGGATCATAACTATCCTTTTCTATATCTACCGTTACTTCAAGGTCTGGCAATCCACGTCTGTATATTTGCACTTTAACGTAAGGGTCTACAAGATTTCCTGTCCAGCTGTCAACCTTTAAACTCAGAGCACTGACAAATACCTTTATGTCATCTCCAGCGGCTGTGTCTCTGTAGACAAGTTTATCTGAGAGTTTCAAGGCTCCTGCTGTCATATATATGTTATCTTTGTAGATCGTGATATATGCATAACCATCTTTATTGAAGTCATCTGCTGTAATAACATAGTTATCTACCGTGTAAGAATCTCCCCAATGAAGAGTAACGGTTTTTACAGATTCCCATTCTATATCATCTGAGCTGTAAGCCGACACATGAGGTGCCAGGCAAAGTAAAACCAGGAATAAGAAAAACATGGACTTTATTGACATATTAGTGCCTCTTTAGTGGATGCTGGATCTTTATAACATAAGTTACTTCTACCAAACTGATATATTTATATTATTATATAATCATATTGCTAGTGATTACAAATCAACTATTTGTCTTATTAAAATCAATATTATGTGGTATTAGGAATGAAACAAATGCTTTCCATTAACCCATGTCAACTAGAGATTCAATGAGATCGAGAAAGTGAAAGTACTGCCCTTACCAATTTCACTTTCCACCCATATGCTTCCACCATGCAGCTCCACCATATGTTTTGCAATATAAAGCCCGATCCCATTTCCTTTATACTTGCGGGTAGAAGACGAATCTATCTGTGTAAAAGGCTTGAACAATTCCTGTTTGTCCTCTGCACTTATACCTATTCCATTATCAATGACCTCTATATGGAGCATATCAGGCATTTGCTTGACTCTTATCTTTACAAAACCTTGCTCTTTGCCGAATTTTATGGCATTGTTCACCAGATTGATAAGTATCTGCTGCAATTTATTCCTATCAGCTTTTATTAACCCAGCCTGAGGGTCAATTTCTATTTGTAGCTCAATGTTTTTCTTAGAGGCAAAATTACACATTTCAGTCTTAACATCCTGTATAAGATCTGATAGATAGATCTCCTCAAGCTCAAGATTTGTTTTTCCGGCTTCGATATTTGATATGTCAAGTATGTTGTTTATTACATCAAGCAGATCTTTACTACTTCCTATAATGTTATTGAGGTATTTCCGCTCATTCTCTTTCAGCTTCTCTTCAACACTTTCCTGTAAAAGGTCTGAAAATCCCATTATAGCGTTCAGAGGCGTTCTTAGTTCATGTGTTACATTTGAAAGGAACTCACTCTTTGTTCTACTGGCTTCTTCTGCCACATTCTTGGCATGGATCAGTGCTTCCCTTGCTTTTTTGCTTTCAGTTATGTCCTCTACTATACAAATACCACCGGCAATCGCCTCATCTTCGGTAATAACAGGAACAAAACTGGCTCGTATCGGTGTATCTCTTACACCCATAAATGAAAAAGAAGTTCCAGAGAAATTATCCGGCTTTCCTGAAATCACTACTGT encodes:
- a CDS encoding BatD family protein; this translates as MSIKSMFFLFLVLLCLAPHVSAYSSDDIEWESVKTVTLHWGDSYTVDNYVITADDFNKDGYAYITIYKDNIYMTAGALKLSDKLVYRDTAAGDDIKVFVSALSLKVDSWTGNLVDPYVKVQIYRRGLPDLEVTVDIEKDSYDPTRLSTPRYIEGNVTIKNVGDAEASNIVLSINTAGLELGDGKLTQTISSLKKGESGKPLTFSLEIPLLWDEEDFKIVAQTTAYDINSEKHTFNGTKTITIEPKSEIVLTKTYKKEIYMDDTAYISLILRNTGAYGLNSVLVNDPQTDDLELQGNVLTEKTISINAQESVTVLEYALKPIKPGKFTLPKATASFTVDGKKYTFESDAPVIQINGPYIVLEKKVNVSSFNPGDNVLVTVSMKNEGNRDANVKITETVPEGTSFVSGVMTFDDVVNDKSTQKYSYVLKLENEADMKLPATSAKFTDLEGYKGEKTSNVPVIKLKTSQSQETSQSGTKGSASSGTASASSGSETEVGQQPGFEAWSLVLALIAVMKLVKRD